Genomic DNA from Treponema pectinovorum:
TTGCAAAAGATAAGAGCACAGTTATTGTCCGTGAGTTCGTTTATTAAAGTAATTGTAAGCGAGACGAGTGCATTTTCCACAATCACAAAACCTATGTCCTCGATTGGAACTAAGGTTTCTTCTTGAGTTTCTTTACTGAAAATGACAAGCTGCTTGTGCCTTGCGCTTAAACAAACAGCGTGCGAGAAAAACAGTGTTCGTTTAACCATACTTTAACTATCGGACAAAAAAATCGATATGTTCAGTTTTATTTTTGCGTGAAACGCTTACACCTTTTACAAACTCCTTACTTTCGTATAATTTCTCCTATAGGCGAAACTGTAAAGTCCTGTCCTTCAATAAGCCCCTTAAAATTTGATTGTAAATAAAGAAGACATTCTATGCCTGCATTTAAATCTTTTTCACCTTTCATATATTCCCAAGGTTCTGCACTTATGATGTGGACAAGTTTTATGTGAATATCATTTCCTGAAGTTGCAAGCCCTGCGATTCTGTACAGTCTCTTCCAGAATTTTTCTTTTGGCAAAGCAAATACATCTTCTTGAACGTCGTTTTGCAGAATCACAGTCTTTCCGATTTTTAGGACCTTGTACAATTTCAGGTTAATGCCTTTTTTCTCTTTAAAATCAGGGTAGAGTTCAGTCTTGTTCTGTCTACTTTTTACAGCGTCAAGCAAATTGCAAATTTTGTAGTCTGAAACGTCCTTTCCTTTTTCGTCTTTCCCTCTGTAAATGGCAAGAAGATAGTTTTCGTCGTTTACAACATAATAATTTTGTTTGTAGTCTTTAGGATTTTTTGAAATCACATTGTGGTGTTTTTTCAAAGTGATCGGCGAGGTCGGCTGCGCCTTTATCCTCACCCGTTTTACAAAAACATCTCTTCCGTCACTTTTAAACGGCAGCAGGATTCCGCTTGTTTGAATATCTTGCAGCGTTTGTATTCCGTCTGAAAGATTCTTTTTAAAAGTTTCTCTTATCCCCTTGTCGATGATTTTCTCCGCACTTTTTTCGTCCAGCGTTGAAACCGGAATTCTTTGCACATATATCGTCTCAGATTTTCCGCCCTTTTCGGGAACGGTTTTTATGCAACCATAGAAGGTGTCCTTATGCAAAGAACCTCGCGCGGTCGCCCCTTGAACAAATACAGGTTTTCCGTTTTTCAAGACAGGCTTTCCATCCCGATTTCGCATGATTTTCTTTGACTGCCTCAACGAGTTTTCTTCTGAAAAAATTTTGGGAATTATATATTGAACGGCACTAAGAACGTCTGTGCCAAACGTCTCCCACGGTTTTGGAAATTTCAGATGCTTTCCGTCAGAGCTGTTTTTGATTGCCTCCGACAGCAGATTGAATTTTCCACGATTTATGCAGGCGATTGTCAAAGCATCCACAGTGTGATGTATATGGTTTGAGCGGTCTTTTACCTCATCTCGTTCCATCAAACCCCACTGCCTTTTGAAGGTGTCTGTCATAGAACCTTTTACGGGCTGAACATAGCCAAAGACTCCCTTCAAATACGAAAGAGAAAATTTTGTAATGATACGAGTGTCATTTAGTTGGCTGTGCTTAAAACCTGAAGTAACTTCTGTCGCTGAAAAACGCTTTAATTTTCCTTTGTAATAGTCAAGCTCGTACTCTGCCTTGTGTTTTTTCACGATTCGTGCATCTTTTGCAGCAGGGTCTTCGTATGAGCCTCCACGTTTTGTGTTGAGTTCAATTATTCTCAAGTAGTTGTCGATTTTGTCCTCATAAAATTTTTGGAATCGCTTGTTTATTTCTTCAAAATTCGGAAGTTCCGAAGGAAGTTTCTGTTTTTTTACGTTTCGGTTGAAGTCGCTTTCGCAAAGTGTAAGATTTTCAAGGGAATCGTCATAAGACAGGCTTCTTGGAATTGTGTGCTCAAAGTCAAATTTAGGAAGCGGTCCGAACAAATCTGTAAAACTTATGTGCTTTCCCGTGTAAGGGCAAGTTTCATTTTGTTCTTTCCAGAGTCTGAATTTTTTGACATCAGAATCTGTCGGAACGATTTTGAATCCCGCTTCGACGCAAAGTTCTTCTATTTTCTTTTTTGCGTCAGCATTATTTTTTTCGTTCGCCCTCACAAATTCTTCGATAGCCTTCCGCTGATTTTTGTCGTTTACCTCGTTCGCCAGCTCCACATTTATTCTCGTAGAACTGTCTATCTTTCCGGTTTTTATAAGATAGTTCATAAGTTTCCTGAGTTGGTGCAAAGCTCTCATCACTACAGGATTTTTTACGCTCGGTGAGCGAGGTGATGCAAGGTATATTTTCCCGTCTTCTGCCGGAACTGGCGTTTCAAAGTTGTAATCTGTGTCGCTCGGGTGATATAGTTTTCCATTTATAGTAAATCCTTTTTGATTGAGGTAGTCCAAAATCAAGTCGTCAGTGCGCAAAAGCTGATATTTGTAGTCGTTCGGATTTTTTCCGACGGCAATTTTTAAATTGTCTTCAACTTTTTCGGAAACTTGCAAAATTATGTCTTTACGTTTTTCTTCGTCATATTCGTTCCACTTTTTCTTTCCAAACAAGTCCTGTGCGGAATTTTCCACAATCGATTTGTCCCATTCTTCAAACCTAAAATCATTGTCTTTATCTTTGAACGCAGACTCAAGACAGCGGTTTGCAAGAACGATTATATTGTTTTTATCTTTGAGCGTTCCGATTATATTTTTTACAGAATCTTCAATTTCTTTTTCATTCTGCAAAAATGTATTTTGTCCAATCATTGTCGGAATGTTTGCAAGAAAAACTGCGGTAGAATAGATGTAGCCTTTCCTTAAAAAAGGAGTTATTTTACGGATTGCCTTGAGGCTTAAATTTGCGTAGCCTTGCTGAATTCTGATTGCACAGAATTTATTTGCCGTTTCATCGTTCAAAAAAAGTTTTTCTTTTGCAAATTCAAGCAATTTTTCTTCATCGTCAAAATCAAAAAGGACGTGCCAGATGTCGCACATGTCGTATTGCCCGATTTTTTTGTCTTTCCAGCTTTCATAGGAAGAGTCGTCGCCGAAAATATTTTTTAATCCGGCAGAAACAGGGCAGCCTGCAACGTTCGTGTCTTTTCTGTAGTTGAATTTCCAAAACTCGTTCTTGCCTTTTAATTTTTTTTCGATGTCTGCAAACTGAAAAGAAGGCTTTGAAATTCTAAAAAATAGCGGTTTTATAATTTCTTTTTCTTCTTCCGTAAGAAAATCAAAATCGCAGTTTTCATCTTCCCCGGAATTTTTTGCAAGTTTTATAGAATTGATGAAGGAAAGCATTCTGAATTCTTCAAACTCAAAATGAGAGATTGGGGCACGTGGCTTACTCTTTTCAAATGTACATTTTCCCACGCGAAATTTTTGTGATTTAAGTTTTCGTTGAAAGAAGATTGCCTTGTATAAATCGTCTTTCAATTCAGGCGAGATAGCCTGAACTTCGCATATTTTGTTGAATTCTTTTTCGTAATGCTCTTTTCTCGATGTGTATTTTCCGCGTACTTTTTCGCCGGACTGTTTTAATTCGTAAAAATACTGACCGAGCGTTCTGTCGCCCATAAGTGAAGAAAGTTCGTCTATGCTTTTTGAAACCGTCCCCTCCGACGCTTTTGTTGTTTCTTTTCTGTTGCTTAAAAATCCGCGCCGTTGTGCAATGTGATACAGTGCGCGCCCGATTTCATTCGGCTCGGCTTTTTGCTCAACGCATTTTTTCCTGAGGAAATATGGCTCCCAGTTTTTTACTTCGTCGGTCCGGTACCAGTTTAAAAAATCTCTTGAAGTCGGATATATTTTTTGTTTCCGCCATTTTTCGAGTTCTTCCATAGAAAGAGGACACATTTTGTTTTTGATGAGGACTTTTAGCGTCTCGTATTTCCTAAGTTTTCTTCTGAATTTTAATCTCCGGGCAAGGCGGAAACTTGTCCTCTCCGCCGCTTTGGAGCTTTCGTTTCCTTTTTCTTTTTTTACGCCTTCAGGGAAAATGTACACGCCGCAGTCTTCTATTTTGCTTGCTGTTTCGTCAACAATTCCCCAGCCTATGGAATTTGTTCCTATGTCGAGTCCAAGTGTTTTCATAATTTTTAAAATCCTTAATAAAAAATGTGCTTGCAAAAAATTGCAGGCAATGTTATCTTGATTACAGAAATCAAATCACAATAAGGCTAAATGCCGAAGTCATTTGACTACAGTCCCGCATCTTGTGGGACTTTTTTTATCAGGCTGAAAGTCGAACTTTTTAATTCGGGTGGCTTTTTGCTGCATTTCACTTCGTTTCATTTCGCAAAAATCGGGCTTTCCAGGATTCCGCTCTCGCTCCATTCCTTCGCTACGCTTCGGAACGTCTTCGTCGTCCTTCCAATCCCTGCCACATTCTAAAACCTATAATTTAACTTACTATATCACAGAAATTTGTTCCTAGACATTTAATTTAAAACTTTTTTTTACGAAGGGATAAATTGTAAATAATACCCCCCCCTATTTACCATTTGCAAAATTCGAAAGGTAGTATTAATATGAAGACATTGAAAAAATGTTGACAAGAGTTTTGAGAAGAAACACAATCTTGAACAGAACATCCTTTCTTTAAAAAATTTTATATAGCAAAAAAAGACCGTCGTGTCCGAGTGCGAAAAAAAAGCGTCCATGGCATGGCAGTCTTTTTTTTGTTTTAAAGTTTTTCCAAGCCAACAAGTTGTGCGTAAACTTGCGGTTTAACATAAAACTAACTTACGCAGGAGGAAAAACATGAAAGCGTTAAGAAAAACAGGAATACTTGCGTTGGCGCTTGCCATCGCGGTGATAGGAATTACAGGATGCCTGAATCCCGGCACGCCGGGGCAACCGCCTGTTTCCGAATCTTTTACCGTAGAGGTGACGGCAGGAGAACGCGGAACAATGAGTGCAAATCCTGCAAGCGGCAAAGTTACACAAGGCACAGTGATTATGTTTACCGCATTGCCGGTAGGGACTTACACTGTTTACCACCTTCAGCAAAGGACGACAGGCGGCAAAGGTATTGTATAACTATTTATTGATAGGAGGTTTATCCGTGTTTTTCTTGTGTATGCGAAATGTGTTTTCTCCGAACCGGAACAAAGCGGTGTTTACCTCTAATGTAAATTCAAACTTACAATACAATACTAATCTCATCTCTTTTT
This window encodes:
- the cas9 gene encoding type II CRISPR RNA-guided endonuclease Cas9 (Cas9, originally named Csn1, is the large, multifunctional signature protein of type II CRISPR/Cas systems. It is well known even to general audiences because its RNA-guided endonuclease activity has made it a popular tool for custom editing of eukaryotic genomes.), with the protein product MKTLGLDIGTNSIGWGIVDETASKIEDCGVYIFPEGVKKEKGNESSKAAERTSFRLARRLKFRRKLRKYETLKVLIKNKMCPLSMEELEKWRKQKIYPTSRDFLNWYRTDEVKNWEPYFLRKKCVEQKAEPNEIGRALYHIAQRRGFLSNRKETTKASEGTVSKSIDELSSLMGDRTLGQYFYELKQSGEKVRGKYTSRKEHYEKEFNKICEVQAISPELKDDLYKAIFFQRKLKSQKFRVGKCTFEKSKPRAPISHFEFEEFRMLSFINSIKLAKNSGEDENCDFDFLTEEEKEIIKPLFFRISKPSFQFADIEKKLKGKNEFWKFNYRKDTNVAGCPVSAGLKNIFGDDSSYESWKDKKIGQYDMCDIWHVLFDFDDEEKLLEFAKEKLFLNDETANKFCAIRIQQGYANLSLKAIRKITPFLRKGYIYSTAVFLANIPTMIGQNTFLQNEKEIEDSVKNIIGTLKDKNNIIVLANRCLESAFKDKDNDFRFEEWDKSIVENSAQDLFGKKKWNEYDEEKRKDIILQVSEKVEDNLKIAVGKNPNDYKYQLLRTDDLILDYLNQKGFTINGKLYHPSDTDYNFETPVPAEDGKIYLASPRSPSVKNPVVMRALHQLRKLMNYLIKTGKIDSSTRINVELANEVNDKNQRKAIEEFVRANEKNNADAKKKIEELCVEAGFKIVPTDSDVKKFRLWKEQNETCPYTGKHISFTDLFGPLPKFDFEHTIPRSLSYDDSLENLTLCESDFNRNVKKQKLPSELPNFEEINKRFQKFYEDKIDNYLRIIELNTKRGGSYEDPAAKDARIVKKHKAEYELDYYKGKLKRFSATEVTSGFKHSQLNDTRIITKFSLSYLKGVFGYVQPVKGSMTDTFKRQWGLMERDEVKDRSNHIHHTVDALTIACINRGKFNLLSEAIKNSSDGKHLKFPKPWETFGTDVLSAVQYIIPKIFSEENSLRQSKKIMRNRDGKPVLKNGKPVFVQGATARGSLHKDTFYGCIKTVPEKGGKSETIYVQRIPVSTLDEKSAEKIIDKGIRETFKKNLSDGIQTLQDIQTSGILLPFKSDGRDVFVKRVRIKAQPTSPITLKKHHNVISKNPKDYKQNYYVVNDENYLLAIYRGKDEKGKDVSDYKICNLLDAVKSRQNKTELYPDFKEKKGINLKLYKVLKIGKTVILQNDVQEDVFALPKEKFWKRLYRIAGLATSGNDIHIKLVHIISAEPWEYMKGEKDLNAGIECLLYLQSNFKGLIEGQDFTVSPIGEIIRK